In Prosthecobacter sp. SYSU 5D2, the genomic window GAAACGGGGTCAGGCGACATGAAGCCTGATAAATCAAGGGTTCCAGCGGTATTTCCTGGGTAAAAGCGCGTTTGTTATAGTGGCGGTGTCATGAGCACTCCAATCCACACATCGCCACCCTCCATCAGCACCGATGTCGCCACCTTCATCGGCATCGACTACCATAAAAGATACAGCGTCTGGCACGCCGTTGATGCTGCCGGAACCGACCTCGGCAAAGGCCGCATCGAACATCATTCACCCCACGACTTCGCCACGCTAATGAAGCGCTGGCCCAATCCGCGCATTGTCTTTGAGGCATCCATGAACTGGCACTGGCTCTACGAGGTGCTGGAGCAGTCCATGCCATCGCAACACCTCATGCTGGCCAACCCCTTCAAGACCCGCATCATCGCCGAAGCGCAGGTGAAGACCGACAGGATCGACGCCCGCATCCTGGCCCTGCTGCTGCGTGCCGGCTTGATCAGCTCGGTTCACATCCCCTGCAAAGAGACACGCCAGCGCAAAGAGGTGCTGCGGCAGCGCTGTTTCTTCGTGCGCCAGCGCACCATGCTGCGCAACCGCATCCACCGGCTGCTGGGCGCCCAGCACGACCTGAAGCTGCCCCAATGCAGCGACCTTTTCGGCAGGAAGGGCATGGGTTTTCTGGAGAAGCTGGAGCTTCCCGCCCCGGCCGGGCTGCTGCTCAAGCAGCAGCTGGAGATGCTCAAAAACGTGCAGACCCGCATCAAAGAAGACGAGGCCGCTTTGGAGCAGATGATGGGCACCACCGATGCCCAGAAGCGCGTGCTGAGCCTCCCCGGCATGGGGCCCATCCTGGCCTCGGTCGTTGTCAGTGAGATCGATGACATCAGCCGCTTCAACAGCGCCCAGAAGCTCTGCGGCTACATCGGCCTGTGCCCGAGCACCAGCAGCAGCGG contains:
- a CDS encoding IS110 family transposase translates to MSTPIHTSPPSISTDVATFIGIDYHKRYSVWHAVDAAGTDLGKGRIEHHSPHDFATLMKRWPNPRIVFEASMNWHWLYEVLEQSMPSQHLMLANPFKTRIIAEAQVKTDRIDARILALLLRAGLISSVHIPCKETRQRKEVLRQRCFFVRQRTMLRNRIHRLLGAQHDLKLPQCSDLFGRKGMGFLEKLELPAPAGLLLKQQLEMLKNVQTRIKEDEAALEQMMGTTDAQKRVLSLPGMGPILASVVVSEIDDISRFNSAQKLCGYIGLCPSTSSSGGKTYNGKLMKHCNKWLRWAFVEAAWVAMGCDSYFGDLYKKKRAAGKKANTAILCVARRMARITWQLLTQERSYEKIPPSSPIQGKPARNETAATGCAKEGEDNASSARAVKGKRSKTKQTFPSRSNRRLAGC